GAAGAGAAAGGAATAGATACGTCGCAGATAAGGGAGGCTGTTCAAAACATTAGGGGGCTAATGGATCAGATAAGGGCGGAAGTTGAAGCAGGAAACCTGAATAGAGCTTCTGAGATGCTGAGTGTATGCCGCAATCGAGTTGGCGACCTGGTAGGCGAAGTCAAAAACACGATAATGGAAACCTACAGAAACCAGCAGGTTCAAAGGTTCTTAAATCAGACGCAGGAACGCCTGCTGAAAATTAATGAGATCCTAAATAGGACAATGGAGCAGGTATCCCAGAACGCAAAGCATTTCTTCGGATCCTTCACGTCTGCTGTTAGAAATATGACCCAGCAGGGCATAAATGAAGTGAAGGAGATTATCAGGGCAGGAGGAAACCTGACTGAGGCGCTCTCGAAACTAGATCAGCTAAGAATGAGTCTTCAACAATATATCAGCGAGGCGAAGAACCAGGCTGGAACTAAAGTTGGCGCCATAGTAGAGAAGCTTAACCGATTCATGGCATACTTGCAGGCTCTTGAACAAAAAATTTCAGTCCTTGAAAGAAGAGGAATTAATGTCTCAGAGATTTCGCAGATGCTGAACGATGCGAAAAGCCAGATCGAACAGGTTAAGGAGAATATTTTGAGAGGCAATGAAAACATAGATCCTCTTCTACAATTAATTGAGGACCGAATAAATAGAATGGAAAACGCCATCAAGGCGATTGAAAACAAATCAAGAAGATGACATCCCACTCTATTAGATGAAGGCAGAAGGCCGACCAGACACGACGGCACAAATATTTTTTTCCGTACCAAGCCACATTGACATTTTTATGATTACTTTCCCAACGGACCGTGCGTGCTTACTATAATCCGCATGATTGTAGGTGGAGAGAAAAGAGGATAATGGGTTTATGGAGGCGTAATCTTTATGGCTTTTACTGGACACTGCGTCTCACAGGAGAGACATTGTATGCAATCTGATTCTCGCGCTGGAAAGGCTTTTCTCTCCGATTTCGGATGACCAGGAGTCTCACGCCACTCATATAGCTGAACAGGGCAGACCTCAATACAGATTCCATGCCCCTCACAGATGTCCCAGTCTACTGCAACATTTGTTCCACGTATGCCAAGCTTCTGTGGCGGCTGATACGGTTCCCATATTGCCACGCCCTCCTGTTCACCTACCTTCCTTCTTTTCTTCTGGAACTCAGGGTCAATTGGCAACAGTTTCACCCTCCAATCTAATTTGTATTTGTCTATAATATATTGGTGCTTGATGGATAAGGCTTATCTTATGAGATGCTTTCAAGCGTAACCTCAACTACTCCCTTAGTCAAACCCCTTAGGATCAATATGCTCACAACGTCTCCGGGTTTCCTCATTCTTATACGGCTTTGGAGATCTTCTATGGTGCTTATCCTCTCTCCATCAAACTCCAAGATTATGTCTCCCCTTATTATTCCAGCCTTGTCCGCGGGACTGTCCGGCTCAACATTAACTACGAGAACCCCCATATCTACAGGGAGGTCATAGTGATCCGCGATTTGTGCCGTTATTGTTAAACCAGTTATTCCCAGCCACGGTCGAATCGCCGCGCCATATAGAAGAATGTCGTTCAGGCAGGATTTAGCTGTGTTGATGGGTATCGCGAACCCTATGCCATGAGCATATGGTATAATGGCAGTATTAATTGCCACGACGTTCCCATGGATGTCAACGAGCGGACCGCCGCTGTTTCCTGGATTGATCGCCGCGTCTGTTTGGACAAGATCACTGAATGACCCCTCCGGGGAATGTATCGTCCTATTCAAGGCGCTTATCACACCAGAAGTAACCGTTGGGCCGCCTGCCAATCCGAATGGGTTGCCAATCGCGAAGACTCTTTGTCCAACCTTAAGTTCATCAGAGTTGCCGAGTTTTGCAGGTTTCAGATTTTCGCCGCTTATCTTCACTACGGCCACATCTGAACTTCGGCATGCCCCCACAATTCTTCCTGCGTAGACGCGGTTGTCTGGAAGAGTTACTGAGACCTTCTCAGCTCTGGCTATCACGTGA
The Candidatus Bathyarchaeota archaeon genome window above contains:
- a CDS encoding ferredoxin family protein: MPIDPEFQKKRRKVGEQEGVAIWEPYQPPQKLGIRGTNVAVDWDICEGHGICIEVCPVQLYEWRETPGHPKSERKAFPARESDCIQCLSCETQCPVKAIKITPP
- a CDS encoding trypsin-like peptidase domain-containing protein, which gives rise to MEEDDIVRMIEEATQSVVNINTLRVFHDVFYRVIPVEGMGSGFIIDEKGHILTNYHVIARAEKVSVTLPDNRVYAGRIVGACRSSDVAVVKISGENLKPAKLGNSDELKVGQRVFAIGNPFGLAGGPTVTSGVISALNRTIHSPEGSFSDLVQTDAAINPGNSGGPLVDIHGNVVAINTAIIPYAHGIGFAIPINTAKSCLNDILLYGAAIRPWLGITGLTITAQIADHYDLPVDMGVLVVNVEPDSPADKAGIIRGDIILEFDGERISTIEDLQSRIRMRKPGDVVSILILRGLTKGVVEVTLESIS